From the Garra rufa chromosome 17, GarRuf1.0, whole genome shotgun sequence genome, one window contains:
- the gmnn gene encoding geminin: MSAIRRPKHAENPSENIKKFFVAPTSGAESGRRTLQVLQPSTVNKNLGRIIENGKAVPKRKMWSTEQVKGSKRVKAEVAIKSTSPENENQPEGVTQEAYELMIKETPGSSYWKEVAEERRKALFSVLQENEKLHKDIEAKDEQIAQLKSENEELQELAQHVQHMADMIERLTGKSPDSLEELREIAFDAEEEHEGEDEDQEEQHGDESDADESQSSVELSTEQSHDYDVPHKDDSTTDES, encoded by the exons ATGAGTGCCATCAGAAGACCCAAGCATGCAGAGAATCCCTCTGAAAACATCAAG AAGTTCTTTGTAGCACCAACATCTGGAGCTGAATCAGGGAGGAGGACGCTGCAGGTCCTTCAGCCGTCTACTGTGAATAAGAACCTTGGTCGTATCATTGAG AATGGCAAAGCGGTTCCTAAAAGGAAGATGTGGAGCACTGAACAGGTGAAAGGCTCGAAGAGGGTCAAAGCAGAGGTTGCTATAAAATCCACAAGTCCAGAAAATGAAAACCAGCCAGAGGGAGTCACTCAAGAGGCCTATGAGCTCATGATCAAAG AAACTCCTGGGTCCTCCTACTGGAAGGAGGTTGCAGAAGAGAGGCGGAAAGCCCTGTTCAGTGTTCTCCAAGAGAATGAAAAG TTGCACAAAGACATTGAAGCCAAAGATGAACAGATTGCTCAGCTGAAGAGTGAAAATGAGGAGCTACAGGAGCTGGCACAGCACGTACAACACATGGCCGACATGATTGAA AGATTAACCGGTAAAAGTCCAGACAGTCTAGAGGAGTTGCGTGAGATAGCCTTTGATGCTGAAGAAGAACATGAAGGGGAAGATGAGGATCAGGAGGAGCAACATGGAGATGAGAGTGATGCTGATGAGAGCCAGAGCAGTGTTGAACTGAGCACAGAACAGTCACATGACTATGATGTGCCACATAAAGATGACTCCACAACAGATGAAAGCTGA
- the LOC141290219 gene encoding armadillo-like helical domain-containing protein 2 has protein sequence MIRFLSSFYDNYIKPYFFSDVEETDRSHKNKIRGAGRLIQNTQLPIAVRADAARDIGILGYTGGYERAAQAADEYMASMVELLKTPDFEDQHATQVLQGLSTICYLHIANQDKAQALGLPNILLEFLSPTSKLSVIPQCWSCYLLNILCCHNIPIICQLKDSTALQASLENLKSLDWDGWPLNYAQELLVVLGFQQSVKNDGLHEEDEQKGCTYTKSGQMLSKQLKKDVYKI, from the exons ATGATTCGGTTCCTGTCCTCATTTTACGATAATTACATCAAGCCTTATTTTTTCTCTGATGTGGAAGAAACAGACAGAAGCCATAAAAATAAGATCCGCGGGGCTGGTCGACTCATCCAGAATACGCAGCTGCCCATAGCAGTTAGAGCCGACGCCGCTCGGGACATTGGGATCTTAGGTTACACAG GAGGCTATGAACGTGCAGCTCAAGCAGCAGATGAGTACATGGCAAGCATGGTGGAGCTCTTGAAGACCCCTGACTTCGAAGACCAACACGCCACTCAAGTCCTACAGGGTCTCAGCACTATCTGCTATCTCCACATCGCCAACCAAGACAAGGCACAAGCACTTGGTCTCCCCAACATCCTGCTGGAGTTCCTCTCTCCAACCAGTAAGCTCTCAGTTATACCACAGTGCTGGAGCTGCTACCTGCTCAACATCCTGTGTTGCCACAACATCCCCATCATCTGCCAGCTCAAGGACTCCACAGCCCTTCAGGCCAGTCTGGAGAACCTGAAGAGTTTGGACTGGGACGGATGGCCTTTAAACTACGCTCAGGAGCTTCTTGTGGTTTTAGGCTTCCAGCAGAGTGTGAAGAATGATGGATTGCATGAGGAAGATGAGCAGAAAGGCTGTACTTACACCAAGAGTGGTCAGATGTTaagtaaacaattaaaaaagGATGTGTACAAAATATGA